A region from the Agrobacterium cucumeris genome encodes:
- the sbmA gene encoding peptide antibiotic transporter SbmA, whose protein sequence is MFHSFFPRPKAFFTSAIVWAFFAILAWYFIFERLGASWGYVMPEQEPYDLSYFLVPANLFFYGYLASCLALFGVVWTVIAKDHPWKLWSIWGSLLIIAVTYFGVQISVVINNFRRPFGDLLQNALSKQPGIEVWDFYSLQIVFAKIAFLSMAVSILTDFFTSHYIFRWRTAMNDFYMSKWEKLRHIEGASQRVQEDTMRFSSTLEALGITLINSVMTLVVFLPILFALSSYVSELPIIGEVPHALFWLAIVWSIFGTVLLATVGIKLPGLNFRNQRVEAAYRKELVYGEDHADRAQPPTVKELYSNVRKNYFRMYWHYLYFNVARYFYIQADAVFLLLMLVPTIVAGKITYGIYQQIATAFGQVSNSFQYLVNSWTTIIELLSIHKRLVAFEAAIDDKPLPDIDERYLQREAEAGELAANKP, encoded by the coding sequence GTGTTTCATTCCTTCTTTCCCAGGCCGAAAGCCTTCTTTACCTCCGCCATCGTTTGGGCCTTCTTCGCCATTCTTGCCTGGTATTTCATCTTTGAAAGGCTAGGGGCGTCCTGGGGTTATGTGATGCCCGAGCAGGAACCCTACGATCTCAGCTATTTTCTGGTTCCGGCAAATCTGTTCTTTTACGGCTATCTCGCATCGTGCCTAGCGTTATTCGGCGTTGTCTGGACCGTCATCGCCAAGGATCACCCCTGGAAGCTCTGGTCTATCTGGGGATCGCTGCTGATTATCGCGGTAACCTATTTCGGCGTTCAGATTTCCGTCGTCATCAACAATTTTCGGCGGCCTTTCGGCGACCTTCTGCAAAATGCCCTTTCCAAACAACCGGGTATCGAAGTCTGGGATTTCTACAGCCTCCAGATCGTCTTCGCCAAGATTGCCTTTCTCAGCATGGCGGTTTCGATCCTGACGGATTTCTTCACCAGCCATTACATCTTCCGCTGGCGAACCGCGATGAACGATTTCTACATGTCCAAGTGGGAAAAGCTGCGCCATATCGAAGGTGCTTCCCAGCGCGTTCAGGAAGATACGATGCGGTTCTCCTCCACGCTTGAGGCATTGGGCATCACCCTGATCAATTCGGTGATGACGCTCGTCGTTTTCCTGCCGATCCTGTTTGCGCTGTCTTCCTATGTCTCCGAATTGCCGATCATCGGCGAAGTGCCGCATGCGCTGTTCTGGCTGGCGATCGTCTGGTCGATATTCGGTACGGTGCTTCTGGCGACGGTCGGCATCAAACTGCCCGGTTTGAACTTCCGCAATCAGCGTGTGGAAGCCGCCTATCGTAAGGAACTTGTCTATGGCGAGGATCACGCCGACCGCGCCCAGCCGCCAACAGTCAAGGAGCTCTACTCCAATGTGCGGAAGAACTATTTCCGCATGTACTGGCACTATCTCTATTTCAATGTGGCGCGGTATTTCTACATTCAGGCCGATGCGGTGTTCCTGCTCCTGATGCTCGTTCCTACCATCGTCGCCGGCAAGATCACCTATGGTATCTACCAGCAGATCGCCACGGCCTTCGGTCAGGTCAGTAATTCGTTCCAGTATCTGGTCAACTCCTGGACGACGATCATCGAACTGCTCTCCATCCACAAACGTCTTGTCGCCTTCGAAGCGGCAATCGACGACAAGCCCCTGCCTGACATTGACGAGCGTTATCTGCAGCGCGAAGCGGAAGCCGGTGAACTGGCGGCCAACAAACCCTGA